The Centroberyx gerrardi isolate f3 chromosome 19, fCenGer3.hap1.cur.20231027, whole genome shotgun sequence genome has a segment encoding these proteins:
- the gatad1 gene encoding GATA zinc finger domain-containing protein 1: MPLGLKPCCAVCKTNSSSMWKKGNQGEILCNNCTGKSSSGGASGPSLSSNIQQNNGGGKQSKQEIHRRSARLRSTKYKAPASEKKVSTKGKGRRHIFKLKNPIKAPESVATIVTSESVFYKGVYYQIGDVIKVTDEEDGKAYYAQIRGFVQDQYCEKSAALTWLIPTQASPKDQFDPGTYIVGPEEDLPRKMEYLEFVCHAPSEYFRSRSSPFPTIPIRPEKGYIWTHIGPTPAISIKESAAGSS; the protein is encoded by the exons ATGCCGCTAGGCTTAAAACCATGCTGCGCTGTCTGCAAGACGAATTCGTCGTCGATGTGGAAGAAAGGAAACCAAGGGGAGATACTGTGCAACAACTGCACAGGAAAGAGCAGCAGCGGTGGAGCATCAGGACCTTCTCTGTCCTCCAACATACAGCAGAATAATGGCGGGGGAAAGCAG TCCAAACAGGAGATCCACAGGAGATCAGCACGGTTGAGAAGCACCAAGTACAAGGCTCCTGCGTCCGAGAAGAAAGTGTCAACAAAAGGAAAAGGGAGAAGACACATATTTAAACTCAAGAAT CCAATCAAAGCGCCAGAATCTGTAGCTACAATCGTCACGTCAGAATCTGTTTTTTACAAG GGTGTATACTACCAAATAGGAGACGTGATCAAGGTAACAGATGAGGAGGATGGGAAAGCGTACTACGCTCAGATCCGAGGCTTCGTCCAGGACCAGTACTGTGAGAAGAGTGCTGCACTGACCTGGCTCATCCCCACCCAGGCCAGCCCAAAGGACCAGTTTGATCCGGGGACGTACATTGTCG GCCCAGAGGAGGATCTGCCCAGAAAGATGGAGTACCTGGAGTTTGTGTGCCACGCCCCCTCTGAGTATTTCAGGTCCCGGAGCTCTCCGTTCCCGACCATTCCCATCCGACCAGAGAAAGGCTACATCTGGACCCACATAGGACCCACACCAGCCATCAGCATCAAAGAATCTGCCGCTGGCAGCAGCTAA